A single genomic interval of Alistipes provencensis harbors:
- a CDS encoding Cbp1 family collagen-binding glycoprotein adhesin translates to MKHTLFAAALGAAVALTSCVSRQVVVEAENQRDSLATVVSAKDSLINAVFADINSISENLALIKSRENLITVAGAAEGGRRPVAEINNDIAAIDRLLQENKEKIASLQRSAALLRKANLRIASLEKMIADMNTQLGEKSAEVDRLREKLAQMGIEVESLSQEVAVRSAEVESLSGEKIELQNQLNTVYYIVGAEKELRDAQIINKQGFIGRTLTVGRNGNLDSFTAADSRLLTEIPVGQKKASVVTSHPEDSYQLVTGADKIVEKLIITDPVRFWESSKVLIISYK, encoded by the coding sequence ATGAAACATACTCTATTCGCTGCGGCGCTGGGCGCCGCGGTCGCCCTTACGTCGTGCGTAAGCCGGCAGGTCGTCGTCGAGGCCGAGAACCAGCGGGATTCGCTGGCGACGGTCGTCAGCGCGAAAGACTCGCTCATCAACGCGGTCTTTGCGGACATCAATTCCATTTCGGAGAACCTCGCGCTGATCAAGTCGCGCGAGAACCTCATCACCGTGGCCGGGGCAGCCGAGGGAGGCCGCCGTCCCGTTGCGGAGATCAACAACGACATCGCCGCCATCGACCGCCTGCTGCAGGAGAACAAGGAGAAGATCGCTTCGCTGCAACGTTCGGCAGCCCTGCTGCGCAAGGCCAACCTGCGCATCGCAAGTCTGGAGAAGATGATCGCCGACATGAATACCCAGCTCGGGGAGAAATCGGCCGAGGTGGACCGGCTGCGCGAAAAACTGGCACAGATGGGTATCGAGGTAGAAAGTCTTTCCCAAGAGGTGGCCGTCCGGAGCGCCGAGGTGGAGAGCCTCAGCGGTGAGAAGATCGAGTTGCAAAACCAGTTGAACACGGTCTATTACATCGTCGGTGCCGAGAAGGAGCTGCGCGACGCACAGATCATCAACAAGCAGGGATTCATCGGCCGCACGCTGACGGTGGGCAGGAACGGCAATCTGGACAGCTTCACGGCGGCCGATTCGCGCCTGCTGACGGAGATTCCCGTCGGGCAGAAAAAGGCTTCGGTCGTCACGTCGCATCCCGAGGATTCGTACCAGTTGGTTACCGGCGCCGACAAAATAGTCGAGAAATTGATCATCACCGATCCCGTGCGGTTCTGGGAGTCGTCGAAGGTACTTATAATTAGTTATAAATAA
- a CDS encoding helix-turn-helix domain-containing protein → MDYQPQPQFVESSLKESCTADCSSCPTFPAPFRRIGDSTYCRFSQLSFAAGEGASFPADRMVRILFILSGSLKFEHGADTVRLVTSKQCVCLARNESFAATAQDDETHVVVLSLIHRIEFCEQDIFDRVMPYDSVIPTESVPTLAMHPSIEHLLGSIFTIRQMSNCVRYHRMKATELFMMIKVLYTPTEHAYFFQSMIQPQDNFRVFVCNNYDKAQGVAELASLAGMSLSVFKRRFAEHFNDSVYHWMMRQKALKVFSDIRDGEDSTKVLMNKYGFRHYTQFSRFCKNYLQATPAQLISSIKKK, encoded by the coding sequence ATGGATTATCAACCCCAACCGCAGTTTGTGGAGTCGTCACTGAAAGAGAGCTGTACTGCGGATTGTAGTAGTTGTCCCACATTCCCTGCTCCGTTTCGCCGCATCGGCGACTCGACTTACTGCAGGTTTTCGCAGTTGAGCTTTGCGGCGGGAGAGGGTGCGTCCTTTCCGGCGGACCGCATGGTGCGCATCCTTTTCATCCTGTCGGGGTCGCTCAAATTCGAGCACGGCGCCGATACGGTCCGGCTGGTGACCTCGAAACAATGCGTGTGTCTGGCCCGCAACGAGAGTTTTGCGGCTACCGCGCAGGATGACGAGACCCATGTGGTCGTGCTGTCGCTTATCCACCGGATCGAGTTCTGCGAGCAGGATATTTTCGACAGGGTGATGCCCTACGATTCGGTCATTCCGACCGAAAGCGTCCCGACGCTTGCCATGCATCCCTCCATCGAGCATCTTTTGGGCTCCATTTTTACGATCCGGCAGATGTCCAACTGCGTTCGCTACCACCGGATGAAGGCCACGGAGCTCTTTATGATGATCAAGGTGCTCTACACGCCGACCGAGCATGCTTATTTCTTCCAGTCGATGATTCAGCCGCAGGACAATTTCCGCGTCTTCGTCTGCAACAACTACGACAAGGCGCAGGGTGTGGCCGAGTTGGCTTCGCTGGCGGGCATGAGTCTTTCGGTCTTCAAGCGCCGCTTCGCCGAACATTTCAACGACAGCGTCTACCACTGGATGATGCGGCAGAAAGCCCTCAAGGTCTTTTCCGATATCCGCGACGGCGAGGACAGCACCAAGGTGCTGATGAACAAGTACGGATTCCGCCACTACACGCAATTCAGCCGTTTCTGTAAGAATTATCTGCAGGCGACGCCTGCCCAGTTGATCTCTTCGATCAAAAAGAAATAA
- a CDS encoding GNAT family N-acetyltransferase: protein MDTIPLFGPYALRRLRPEDAADIFRSIDTQRRHLGRWLPFVAETHCVEQSEAVVAGMLADTANPVYTIRNGKAFAGLIGFKSADAEKHSIEIGYWLREEQQGKGVMTAAVRALCETAFTQMGMRRIEIRCGVGNLPSNRIPQRLGFLRSHVEQRGEELSDGEWIDLNVYILER from the coding sequence ATGGATACGATTCCCCTTTTCGGCCCCTATGCGCTCCGGCGGCTCCGCCCGGAGGATGCCGCGGATATCTTCCGCTCGATCGACACCCAGCGCCGGCACCTCGGCCGCTGGCTGCCGTTCGTCGCCGAGACCCACTGCGTCGAACAGAGCGAAGCGGTGGTGGCCGGAATGCTCGCCGACACAGCCAACCCGGTCTACACGATCCGCAACGGCAAGGCATTCGCCGGACTGATCGGCTTCAAATCGGCCGATGCCGAGAAACACAGCATCGAGATCGGCTACTGGCTGCGTGAGGAGCAGCAGGGAAAGGGCGTCATGACAGCCGCCGTGCGGGCGCTCTGCGAAACGGCTTTTACGCAGATGGGCATGCGGCGCATCGAGATTCGCTGCGGCGTGGGCAACCTGCCGAGCAACCGGATTCCCCAACGGCTCGGATTCCTGCGCAGCCATGTGGAACAGCGGGGCGAGGAGCTCTCCGACGGAGAGTGGATCGACCTGAACGTTTACATATTGGAACGCTGA
- the tuf gene encoding elongation factor Tu, translating into MAKEKFDRSKPHVNIGTIGHVDHGKTTLTAAITTVLAKNGLSELRSFDSIDNAPEEKERGITINTSHVEYQTANRHYAHVDCPGHADYVKNMVTGAAQMDGAILVVAATDGPMPQTNEHVLLARQVNVPRIVVFLNKCDMVDDPEMLDLVEMEVRDLLSKYEYDGDNAPIIRGSALGGLNGEAKWEEKIMELMNAVDEYIPIPPRENEKPFLMPVEDVFSITGRGTVVTGRIETGVIHVGDPVEIVGLEEKIMTSTCTGVEMFRKLLDQGEAGDNVGLLLRGIDKKDVKRGMVLAAPKSITPHTEFEAEVYILKKEEGGRHTPFHNNYRPQFYLRTMDVTGEVHLPAGVDMVMPGDHVTITVKLIYPVALNEGLRFAIREGGRTVGAGQILKIVK; encoded by the coding sequence ATGGCAAAAGAAAAATTCGACCGGTCGAAACCGCATGTAAACATCGGTACCATCGGTCACGTAGACCACGGTAAGACCACCCTTACCGCAGCTATCACGACTGTTCTGGCTAAGAACGGCCTCTCGGAGCTCCGTTCGTTCGACTCGATCGACAACGCTCCCGAGGAGAAAGAGCGTGGTATCACGATCAACACCTCGCACGTTGAGTACCAGACGGCCAACCGCCACTACGCTCACGTAGACTGCCCGGGCCACGCCGACTATGTGAAGAACATGGTAACGGGTGCCGCTCAGATGGACGGTGCCATTCTGGTTGTTGCCGCTACGGACGGCCCGATGCCCCAGACCAACGAGCATGTACTGCTCGCCCGTCAGGTGAACGTGCCGCGCATCGTTGTTTTCCTGAACAAGTGCGACATGGTTGACGATCCCGAAATGCTCGACCTCGTCGAGATGGAGGTTCGTGACCTGCTTTCGAAGTATGAGTACGATGGCGACAACGCTCCCATCATCCGTGGTTCCGCACTCGGCGGCCTGAACGGCGAGGCCAAGTGGGAGGAGAAGATCATGGAGCTGATGAACGCTGTCGACGAGTATATTCCCATTCCCCCGCGTGAGAACGAGAAGCCGTTCCTGATGCCTGTCGAGGACGTGTTCTCGATCACCGGCCGCGGTACCGTGGTAACGGGCCGTATCGAGACCGGTGTCATCCATGTAGGTGATCCCGTTGAGATCGTAGGTCTCGAGGAGAAGATCATGACTTCGACCTGTACGGGCGTCGAGATGTTCCGCAAGCTGCTCGATCAGGGCGAGGCCGGCGACAACGTAGGTCTGCTGCTCCGCGGTATCGACAAGAAGGACGTAAAGCGCGGTATGGTACTCGCAGCGCCCAAGTCGATCACCCCGCACACGGAGTTCGAGGCTGAGGTCTACATCCTGAAGAAAGAGGAGGGTGGCCGTCACACGCCGTTCCACAACAACTATCGTCCCCAGTTCTACCTGCGTACGATGGACGTAACGGGTGAGGTTCACCTGCCCGCAGGCGTCGACATGGTTATGCCGGGCGACCACGTTACCATCACCGTGAAGCTGATCTATCCGGTGGCTCTGAACGAGGGTCTGCGTTTCGCAATCCGCGAGGGTGGCCGTACGGTAGGTGCCGGTCAGATTCTGAAAATCGTGAAGTAA
- the secE gene encoding preprotein translocase subunit SecE, producing MLNYIKESYNELVNKVTWPTFPQLQNSTIVVMVASAIFAVVVLAMDLTFENMMAAIYKTLGNLGR from the coding sequence ATGTTGAATTACATTAAAGAATCCTACAACGAGCTTGTAAACAAGGTGACGTGGCCTACGTTCCCGCAGCTCCAGAACTCGACGATCGTTGTGATGGTGGCTTCGGCCATCTTTGCCGTTGTCGTACTGGCGATGGACCTGACGTTCGAGAACATGATGGCCGCCATCTACAAGACCCTGGGTAATCTTGGTCGTTAA
- the nusG gene encoding transcription termination/antitermination protein NusG has translation MSEIKKQWYVVRAIGGKEAKVKEYIEAEIRHNHLEDYISQVLIPTEKVYTIRNGKKVSKEKVSYPGYVLVEAAFVGQIPIIIRNTPNVLGFLGDTKEDSRKMNATPLRPQEVARILGRVDEMNAMEEENEIPFFVGETVKVTDGPFSSFQGTIEAVDNERKKLTVSVKIFGRKTPMELGFTQVEKE, from the coding sequence ATGAGCGAGATTAAGAAACAGTGGTATGTAGTCCGTGCTATCGGTGGCAAGGAGGCGAAGGTGAAAGAGTATATCGAAGCCGAAATTCGCCACAACCACCTCGAGGATTACATCTCTCAGGTGCTGATCCCTACCGAAAAAGTCTATACCATCCGCAACGGTAAGAAGGTCTCGAAAGAGAAGGTTTCTTATCCGGGTTATGTGTTGGTGGAGGCCGCTTTCGTGGGGCAGATTCCCATTATAATTCGTAATACTCCCAATGTGCTGGGTTTCTTGGGCGACACCAAAGAGGACAGCCGCAAGATGAACGCCACGCCCCTGCGTCCGCAGGAGGTTGCGCGCATCCTTGGCCGCGTCGACGAGATGAACGCCATGGAGGAGGAGAACGAAATACCATTCTTTGTCGGCGAGACCGTAAAAGTTACGGACGGTCCTTTCTCGAGCTTCCAAGGTACTATCGAGGCAGTCGACAACGAGCGCAAGAAACTCACGGTATCGGTGAAGATATTCGGGCGCAAAACTCCTATGGAGTTGGGTTTCACTCAAGTAGAAAAAGAATAA
- the rplK gene encoding 50S ribosomal protein L11: MAKEVAAFIKLQIKGGAANPSPPVGPALGSKGVNIMDFCKQFNARTQDKAGKVLPVIITVYSDKSFDFVVKQPPVAVQLKEAAKAQKGSAQPNRDKVGQVTWDQVREIAQDKMPDMNCFTLEAAMRMVAGTARSMGINVVGEFPNM; the protein is encoded by the coding sequence ATGGCAAAAGAGGTTGCTGCATTTATTAAATTGCAGATCAAAGGTGGTGCCGCCAATCCTTCGCCCCCGGTTGGTCCCGCATTGGGTTCTAAGGGAGTCAATATCATGGACTTCTGCAAGCAGTTCAATGCGCGTACACAGGACAAGGCGGGAAAGGTTCTTCCGGTCATCATCACGGTTTACAGCGACAAATCGTTTGATTTCGTTGTAAAACAGCCGCCCGTAGCCGTTCAGCTCAAGGAAGCAGCCAAGGCTCAGAAAGGTTCCGCACAGCCCAACCGCGACAAAGTGGGACAGGTGACGTGGGATCAGGTCCGCGAGATCGCTCAGGACAAGATGCCCGACATGAACTGCTTTACGCTGGAGGCCGCGATGCGCATGGTTGCCGGTACTGCCCGCAGTATGGGTATCAATGTCGTCGGAGAATTTCCTAATATGTAA
- the rplA gene encoding 50S ribosomal protein L1, with product MSKLTKNQKIAYAKVEAAKAYKLPEAAALLKEITFTKFDASVDIDVRLGVDPRKANQMVRGVVTLPHGTGKTVRVLVLCTPEKEAEAQAAGADYVGLDEYVDKIKAGWTDVDVIICTPNVMGKVGALGRILGPRGLMPNPKTGTVTMEVGKAVSEVKAGKIDFKVDKFGIIHTTVGKVSFSADQIVENAKEVLNTIIKLKPAAAKGSYVKSIYLSTTMSPGVQIDSKSVETK from the coding sequence ATGAGTAAGTTGACAAAAAATCAAAAGATCGCCTACGCAAAGGTGGAAGCCGCCAAGGCTTACAAACTCCCGGAGGCCGCCGCTCTTCTGAAGGAAATTACGTTCACGAAATTCGACGCCTCGGTAGATATCGACGTGCGTCTGGGCGTAGACCCGCGCAAGGCGAACCAGATGGTCCGCGGCGTGGTGACGCTGCCCCACGGAACCGGCAAGACGGTGCGTGTGCTGGTGCTCTGTACTCCCGAAAAGGAGGCCGAGGCACAGGCTGCAGGTGCCGACTATGTAGGTCTGGACGAGTATGTTGACAAAATCAAGGCCGGCTGGACCGACGTTGACGTGATCATCTGTACTCCCAATGTGATGGGCAAGGTGGGTGCGCTGGGCCGTATTCTGGGTCCCCGCGGACTGATGCCGAACCCCAAGACCGGTACGGTGACGATGGAAGTCGGCAAAGCCGTAAGCGAGGTGAAGGCCGGTAAGATCGACTTCAAGGTCGACAAATTCGGTATCATCCACACGACGGTGGGCAAGGTGTCGTTCTCGGCGGATCAGATCGTGGAAAACGCGAAAGAGGTGCTGAATACGATCATCAAGCTCAAACCGGCTGCTGCCAAAGGTTCTTATGTGAAGAGTATCTATCTCTCGACCACCATGAGCCCCGGCGTGCAGATTGATTCCAAATCAGTAGAAACCAAATAA
- the rplJ gene encoding 50S ribosomal protein L10 has protein sequence MTKEEKLVVINNLAEQLRAYPHFYIADIESLNAEQTAALRRKCFESDVKLVVAKNTLLGKALEKVEKADADLVKVLEGPTSIMFAHVAKAPAVLIKEFRKKSDKPVLKAAFAEGCVYVGDNQLDALCNIKSKEELIGDIIALLQSPAKNVISALQANAGQKIAGIVKTLESRNN, from the coding sequence ATGACTAAGGAAGAAAAACTGGTTGTAATTAACAACCTTGCCGAGCAGCTCCGGGCTTATCCTCACTTCTACATCGCCGACATCGAGTCGCTGAACGCCGAGCAGACTGCTGCCCTGCGCCGCAAGTGCTTCGAAAGCGATGTGAAACTGGTGGTGGCCAAGAACACCCTTCTGGGCAAAGCCCTCGAGAAGGTGGAGAAGGCCGACGCTGATCTGGTAAAAGTATTGGAGGGTCCTACCTCGATTATGTTCGCTCATGTTGCGAAGGCTCCCGCTGTGCTTATCAAGGAGTTCCGCAAGAAATCGGACAAACCCGTCCTGAAAGCGGCTTTCGCCGAGGGATGCGTTTATGTGGGCGACAATCAACTGGACGCTCTGTGTAACATCAAGTCGAAGGAGGAGCTTATCGGCGATATCATCGCTCTGCTGCAGTCCCCGGCGAAGAATGTTATCTCTGCATTGCAGGCTAATGCAGGCCAAAAGATTGCGGGCATCGTGAAGACGCTCGAATCGAGAAACAATTAA
- the rplL gene encoding 50S ribosomal protein L7/L12: MADVKKLAEELVNLKVTEVNELAQILKEEYGIEPAAAAVAVAAPAAGAGEAAAAEKSTFDVILKNAGQAKLQVIKVVKDIAGLSLGDAKALVDGAPKAVKEGVSKEEAEQIKGQLEEAGAEVELK, translated from the coding sequence ATGGCAGACGTAAAGAAACTTGCTGAAGAACTGGTTAACCTGAAGGTTACCGAGGTAAACGAACTCGCTCAGATCCTCAAGGAGGAGTATGGCATTGAGCCGGCTGCTGCCGCTGTTGCCGTTGCAGCTCCCGCTGCAGGCGCCGGTGAGGCCGCTGCTGCCGAGAAGTCGACGTTCGACGTGATCCTGAAGAACGCCGGTCAGGCCAAGCTCCAGGTTATCAAGGTCGTGAAGGACATCGCAGGTCTTTCGCTGGGCGACGCCAAGGCTCTCGTTGACGGTGCTCCCAAGGCTGTTAAGGAGGGTGTCTCCAAGGAAGAGGCTGAGCAGATCAAAGGCCAGCTCGAGGAGGCAGGTGCAGAAGTTGAGCTCAAGTAG
- the rpoB gene encoding DNA-directed RNA polymerase subunit beta: protein MSAAKTQQRISFSTVINRVPYPDLLEIQLKSFRDFFQMDTTAENRKNEGLYKVFQENFPITDTRNNFVLEFIDYYIDPPRYSIEECLERGLTYSVPLKAKLKLYCTDDEHEDFGVVVQDVYFGTIPYMTERGTFVINGAERVIVSQLHRSPGVFFGQSMHTNGTKLYSARIIPFKGSWIEFATDINNVMYAYIDRKKKLPVTTLLRAIGYEADQQILEIFDLADEVKVNKANLKKAVGRKLAARVLSTWVEDFVDEDTGEVVSIERNNVIVDRETVLEESHIDEILESGAKTILLHKENLSGIDFSIIYNTLQKDPCNSEKEAVVYIYRQLRASEPPDEATARDVIEKLFFSDKRYDLGDVGRYRINKKLDLDIDPAIRTLTREDIIAIIKYLIQLINSKADVDDIDHLSNRRVRTVGEQLSNQFSVGFVRMARTIRERMNVRDNEVFTPVDLINAKTLSSVINSFFGTSQLSQFMDQINPLAEITHKRRLSALGPGGLSRDRAGFEVRDVHYTHYGRLCPIESPEGPNIGLISSLCVYAKISPMGFIETPYRRVENGKVDMDNSHIRYYSAEEEEDLVAAQANTPIDGEGNFLEPDRIKAREGADFPVVTASEVDLMDVAPNQIASIAASLIPFLEHDDANRALMGSNMMRQAVPLVTSEAPIVGTGIEKDMITDSRIQIVAEGDGEVTFADATKIQIKYERTEDEILASFAPEITTYELPRYRRTNQNTSVTLKPAVLTGDKVVKGQILTEGYSTQHGELALGRNLKVAFMPWKGYNFEDAIVISERIQREDIFTSVHVDEYIMEVRDTKRGVEELTSDIPNVSEDATKDLDANGIVRIGANIHPGDILIGKITPKGESDPSPEEKLLRAIFGDKAGDVKDASLKAQPSLHGVVIDTKLYSRANKEGKKGKSAEKAQLDKLDEKFSAEIAELTKRLVTKLWTLLQGKATTGVTDYFGVELYPAGTKFSQKMLEEIARKSTDEKTGVVMGYLNLGSCNWTGDAHTDALIEATINNYTIEWKKADAAIKREKYNITNGDELPQTGVIQMAKVYIAKKRKLKVGDKMAGRHGNKGIVARIVRDEDMPFLEDGTIVDICLNPLGVPSRMNLGQIYETVLGWAGRELGLKFATPIFDGASLDQINEYTAQAGIPHSGRTYLYDGGTGEMFDQPATVGVIYMLKLGHMIDDKMHARSIGPYSLITQQPLGGKAQFGGQRFGEMEVWALEGFGAANILQEILTIKSDDVMGRAKAYEAIVKGENLPKPGIPEAMNVLLHELRGLALSVKLE from the coding sequence ATGTCCGCAGCAAAAACACAACAGAGAATTAGCTTTTCGACAGTCATAAACCGGGTGCCCTATCCGGATTTGCTGGAGATACAGCTTAAATCATTCCGGGACTTTTTCCAGATGGACACTACGGCCGAAAACCGTAAGAACGAGGGCCTGTACAAGGTCTTTCAGGAAAATTTCCCCATCACGGATACCCGGAACAACTTCGTTCTGGAGTTCATCGACTACTATATCGACCCGCCCCGCTACTCGATCGAGGAGTGTCTGGAGCGCGGTCTGACGTACAGCGTCCCGCTGAAAGCCAAGCTGAAACTTTACTGCACGGACGACGAGCACGAAGATTTCGGCGTGGTCGTTCAGGACGTTTACTTCGGTACGATCCCCTATATGACCGAACGCGGAACGTTCGTCATCAACGGCGCGGAGCGTGTCATCGTATCCCAGTTACACCGTTCGCCGGGCGTGTTCTTCGGACAGAGCATGCACACCAACGGCACCAAGCTCTACTCGGCGCGAATCATTCCGTTCAAGGGTTCGTGGATCGAGTTCGCTACGGACATCAACAACGTGATGTACGCTTACATCGACCGTAAGAAGAAGCTGCCTGTCACCACGCTGCTGCGTGCCATCGGCTACGAGGCGGACCAGCAGATTCTCGAGATCTTCGACCTTGCAGACGAGGTGAAGGTCAACAAAGCCAACCTCAAGAAAGCCGTAGGCCGCAAGCTGGCTGCGAGGGTGCTCTCGACGTGGGTCGAGGACTTTGTGGACGAGGATACGGGCGAGGTGGTTTCCATCGAACGAAACAACGTCATCGTGGACCGCGAAACGGTCCTCGAGGAGAGTCATATCGACGAGATCCTCGAGAGCGGCGCCAAGACGATCCTCCTGCACAAGGAGAATCTCTCGGGCATCGACTTCTCGATCATTTACAATACCCTGCAGAAGGACCCCTGCAACTCCGAGAAGGAGGCCGTGGTCTACATTTACAGGCAACTGCGCGCTTCGGAGCCGCCCGATGAGGCGACGGCGCGCGACGTCATCGAGAAGCTCTTCTTCTCGGACAAACGCTACGATTTGGGCGATGTGGGCCGTTACCGCATCAACAAGAAGCTGGATCTGGACATCGATCCGGCGATCCGCACGCTGACGCGCGAGGACATCATCGCCATCATCAAATACCTGATCCAACTGATCAACTCGAAGGCCGACGTCGACGATATCGACCACCTGTCGAACCGCCGTGTCCGCACCGTGGGCGAGCAGTTGTCGAATCAGTTCTCGGTAGGTTTCGTGCGCATGGCGCGTACGATCCGCGAGCGCATGAACGTGCGTGACAACGAGGTGTTCACGCCGGTGGACCTGATCAACGCCAAGACCCTTTCGTCGGTGATCAACTCGTTCTTCGGCACCTCGCAGCTCTCGCAGTTCATGGACCAGATCAACCCGCTGGCCGAGATCACGCACAAGCGCCGTCTGTCGGCCCTCGGCCCCGGCGGTCTGTCGCGTGACCGCGCCGGTTTCGAGGTGCGAGACGTGCACTATACGCATTACGGACGCCTCTGTCCGATCGAGTCGCCGGAAGGCCCGAACATCGGTTTGATTTCGTCGTTGTGCGTCTATGCGAAGATCTCCCCGATGGGATTCATCGAGACGCCGTACCGCCGTGTCGAGAACGGCAAGGTAGATATGGACAATTCGCATATCCGCTACTACTCGGCCGAAGAGGAGGAGGATCTGGTGGCTGCACAGGCCAACACCCCGATCGACGGGGAGGGCAACTTCTTGGAGCCCGACCGCATCAAGGCGCGTGAAGGCGCCGATTTCCCGGTGGTTACGGCCTCGGAGGTGGACCTGATGGACGTGGCTCCGAACCAGATCGCCTCGATCGCCGCGAGCCTCATCCCGTTCCTCGAGCACGACGACGCCAACCGCGCGCTGATGGGCTCGAACATGATGCGCCAGGCCGTGCCTCTGGTGACTTCGGAGGCCCCGATCGTCGGCACGGGTATCGAGAAGGACATGATCACCGACAGCCGCATCCAGATTGTGGCCGAGGGCGACGGCGAGGTTACTTTTGCCGATGCGACGAAGATCCAGATCAAATACGAGCGCACGGAGGACGAGATTCTCGCTTCGTTCGCTCCCGAAATTACGACTTACGAACTGCCGCGCTACCGCCGGACGAACCAGAACACTTCGGTGACGCTGAAACCTGCGGTGTTGACGGGCGACAAGGTCGTGAAGGGACAGATTCTGACCGAGGGTTACTCGACGCAGCACGGTGAGCTGGCTCTGGGCCGCAACCTGAAGGTGGCGTTCATGCCTTGGAAGGGTTACAACTTCGAGGACGCCATCGTGATTTCGGAGCGCATCCAGCGTGAGGACATCTTCACCTCGGTGCATGTCGACGAATACATCATGGAGGTCCGCGACACCAAGCGCGGTGTCGAGGAGCTCACCTCGGACATTCCCAACGTTTCGGAGGACGCCACGAAGGACCTCGACGCCAACGGTATCGTCCGTATCGGCGCCAATATCCACCCGGGCGACATCCTGATCGGTAAGATCACCCCGAAGGGCGAGAGCGATCCTTCGCCCGAGGAGAAGCTGCTTCGCGCGATCTTCGGCGACAAGGCCGGCGACGTGAAGGACGCTTCGCTGAAAGCCCAGCCATCGCTGCACGGCGTGGTGATCGACACCAAGCTCTACAGCCGCGCCAACAAGGAGGGCAAGAAGGGCAAGAGCGCCGAGAAGGCGCAGCTCGACAAGCTCGACGAGAAGTTCTCGGCCGAGATCGCAGAGCTCACGAAGCGGCTGGTCACGAAGCTGTGGACGCTGCTTCAGGGCAAGGCCACGACGGGAGTCACCGACTACTTCGGCGTGGAACTGTACCCCGCGGGTACGAAGTTCTCGCAGAAGATGCTGGAGGAGATCGCCCGCAAGTCGACGGACGAGAAGACCGGCGTGGTGATGGGCTATCTCAATCTCGGCTCGTGCAACTGGACGGGCGACGCGCATACCGATGCGCTGATCGAGGCTACCATTAATAATTACACCATCGAGTGGAAGAAGGCCGACGCCGCCATCAAGCGTGAGAAGTACAACATCACCAACGGCGACGAGCTCCCGCAGACGGGCGTTATCCAGATGGCCAAGGTCTACATCGCCAAGAAGCGTAAGCTGAAGGTGGGCGACAAGATGGCCGGACGCCACGGTAACAAGGGTATCGTGGCCCGTATCGTGCGCGACGAGGACATGCCGTTCCTCGAGGACGGAACCATCGTCGACATCTGCCTGAACCCGCTGGGTGTGCCTTCGCGAATGAACCTCGGCCAGATTTACGAGACCGTGCTCGGATGGGCCGGCCGCGAGCTGGGGCTGAAGTTCGCAACGCCGATCTTCGACGGCGCTTCGCTCGACCAGATCAACGAGTACACGGCGCAGGCGGGCATTCCGCACAGCGGCCGCACCTATCTCTACGACGGCGGTACGGGCGAGATGTTCGACCAGCCGGCCACGGTGGGTGTGATCTACATGCTCAAGCTGGGCCACATGATCGACGACAAGATGCACGCGCGTTCGATCGGTCCCTACTCGCTCATCACCCAGCAGCCGCTCGGCGGTAAGGCGCAGTTCGGCGGTCAGCGTTTCGGTGAGATGGAGGTTTGGGCGCTCGAAGGCTTCGGTGCCGCCAACATCCTGCAGGAGATTCTGACGATCAAGTCCGACGACGTGATGGGACGTGCCAAGGCATACGAGGCCATCGTCAAGGGCGAGAACCTGCCCAAGCCGGGTATTCCCGAGGCCATGAACGTGCTGCTGCACGAGCTGCGCGGTCTGGCCCTGTCGGTGAAGCTCGAGTAA